One genomic region from Arthrobacter pigmenti encodes:
- a CDS encoding UDP-glucose dehydrogenase family protein yields MKLSVIGTGYLGATHAASMAELGFEVLGVDVDKVKVDSLSRGQLPFHEPGLPELLKKHVDSGRLRFTTSFDEAGSFADIHFIAVGTPQRAGEHGADMTYVDASVAGIARAATRDTLIVGKSTVPVGSARRLKDLARDGAGVGIEIDLAWNPEFLREGFAVEDTLRPDRLVVGTDSDSAVAKLREVYAYALGRDTPFISTDYETAELVKVAANAFLATKISFINAFAEVTETVGGDIRVLADAIGLDKRIGRRFLNAGVGFGGGCLPKDIRALQARVSEIGLDSTMRFLNEVDEVNLRRRDRVVHIVHELCPELDGKSVAVLGTAFKPNSDDVRDSPALDVAGRLFNEGAEVRVYDPQANSNAAKRFPRLNYCQSLEEAVEGADVILLLTEWDEFVQMRPETLAPLVAHRQIVDGRNVLRTEQWEAAGWIVRALGRRA; encoded by the coding sequence ATGAAACTATCCGTAATCGGTACTGGGTACCTTGGTGCTACCCACGCCGCATCAATGGCAGAGTTGGGCTTTGAGGTGTTAGGGGTAGACGTTGACAAGGTAAAAGTGGACAGCCTGAGTCGCGGGCAGTTGCCGTTCCACGAACCCGGTCTACCGGAACTTCTGAAGAAGCACGTTGACTCGGGACGATTGCGGTTCACAACCTCGTTTGACGAGGCTGGATCCTTCGCTGATATTCACTTCATCGCCGTCGGAACTCCCCAGCGTGCGGGTGAACATGGTGCCGACATGACCTACGTCGACGCGTCTGTGGCGGGGATTGCCCGGGCAGCAACGCGAGACACTCTAATCGTTGGCAAATCGACGGTACCGGTGGGGTCGGCGCGCCGGTTGAAGGACCTGGCGCGGGACGGAGCTGGCGTCGGCATAGAAATCGACCTGGCGTGGAACCCCGAGTTTCTGCGTGAGGGGTTTGCAGTTGAAGACACTTTGCGCCCCGATCGACTAGTGGTTGGAACCGATTCTGATTCTGCGGTCGCCAAGCTCCGGGAGGTGTATGCCTACGCGCTCGGTCGAGATACTCCGTTCATTTCAACGGACTACGAAACTGCGGAGTTGGTAAAGGTGGCAGCCAATGCGTTCTTGGCGACGAAGATCTCTTTCATCAACGCCTTTGCCGAGGTGACCGAAACCGTTGGCGGCGACATCCGTGTGCTTGCTGATGCGATAGGTCTTGATAAGCGTATAGGCCGACGCTTTTTAAATGCGGGCGTTGGGTTTGGCGGTGGATGTCTGCCGAAGGACATACGAGCCCTGCAGGCACGAGTATCGGAAATCGGGCTCGACAGCACTATGCGCTTCCTCAACGAGGTTGACGAGGTGAATCTTCGCCGAAGGGACCGGGTCGTCCACATTGTCCATGAGCTTTGTCCGGAACTGGATGGAAAGTCAGTGGCCGTTCTGGGTACTGCTTTCAAGCCCAACAGTGATGATGTTAGAGATTCCCCTGCCTTGGACGTCGCTGGGCGACTCTTCAACGAGGGCGCAGAAGTGAGAGTATACGATCCACAGGCTAACTCGAATGCCGCGAAGCGATTCCCACGTTTGAACTATTGTCAATCGCTCGAAGAAGCAGTCGAGGGGGCGGATGTCATCCTGTTGCTTACGGAATGGGACGAGTTCGTACAGATGAGACCGGAAACCTTGGCGCCTCTGGTCGCTCATCGTCAGATTGTGGATGGCCGCAATGTACTCAGGACGGAGCAGTGGGAGGCAGCAGGATGGATAGTTCGCGCACTCGGCCGGCGGGCCTGA
- a CDS encoding GSCFA domain-containing protein: MKEGAENMTSPYDGLPARQFWRLAVGDSVESVHAMYSKKFSISGKKIATAGSCFAQEIARELRKHGHTVIDKEPSPNTIQIRGDLEKRYGYGLYSARHGNIYTVRQLLQLTKEAFGLFSPEPEDYIWERDGRFYDALRPNVEPDGLPTKEEVTAQRRDHLRRFRNVIEESDVFVFTLGLTEAWGHRESGLVYPSAPGVLAGDYDPEVHHFLNFGFMEIYLDFLEFRKLAKEHNPSIEFILTVSPVPLTATAADSHVLVSTVRSKSVLRAVTAELYEEFLDVDYFPSYELFSTPFLGPSMFNENKRNVTRKGVEAVMRIFFSEHDGSDVAILTEETDNDAVCEEALLDAFAGGSK; the protein is encoded by the coding sequence GTGAAAGAGGGAGCAGAAAATATGACGTCTCCGTACGATGGGCTGCCCGCTAGACAATTCTGGAGGCTGGCTGTTGGCGATTCGGTTGAATCTGTACATGCAATGTATTCAAAGAAGTTTTCCATCTCCGGAAAGAAGATAGCGACTGCTGGTAGTTGCTTTGCGCAAGAAATAGCGCGGGAGCTTCGCAAGCACGGCCATACGGTGATCGATAAAGAGCCAAGCCCGAATACAATCCAAATCAGGGGAGATCTGGAGAAAAGGTATGGCTATGGTCTTTACTCAGCCCGACACGGGAATATCTACACTGTCCGGCAACTCCTCCAGTTGACAAAAGAAGCATTCGGGTTGTTTTCGCCTGAACCCGAAGACTACATCTGGGAGCGTGACGGACGGTTTTACGATGCCCTCAGACCAAACGTGGAGCCGGATGGCTTGCCAACCAAAGAAGAAGTCACGGCACAGCGGAGGGACCATCTGCGGCGGTTCCGGAACGTAATCGAAGAGTCTGACGTCTTCGTCTTCACATTGGGGCTTACTGAAGCGTGGGGCCACCGCGAGAGTGGACTGGTTTATCCCTCGGCGCCGGGGGTACTGGCGGGTGATTACGACCCAGAAGTGCACCATTTCTTGAACTTCGGGTTCATGGAAATCTACCTTGACTTTCTTGAGTTCCGAAAGCTTGCCAAAGAGCACAACCCGTCGATTGAGTTCATCCTAACTGTTTCCCCCGTGCCCCTAACAGCGACCGCTGCCGATTCACATGTACTGGTTTCGACGGTCCGCTCCAAGTCGGTTCTTCGAGCCGTCACCGCGGAGTTGTATGAAGAGTTTCTGGACGTCGACTACTTCCCTTCTTACGAACTATTTAGCACACCATTCCTCGGACCCTCGATGTTCAACGAGAACAAGAGGAACGTCACAAGAAAGGGGGTCGAAGCCGTCATGCGAATTTTCTTCTCTGAACACGATGGCTCGGATGTAGCAATCTTGACCGAGGAAACTGACAATGACGCTGTCTGTGAGGAGGCTCTTTTGGATGCTTTTGCCGGAGGTAGTAAGTGA
- a CDS encoding transposase, whose translation MSATVDADLYLVLLGLKSTGQSKLSFHSFPANQAWTMLAVLAFNLTAWLQLVCLPTRHRAAFWDIKRWRYRVFATAGKLITTASRHRLLLPESAPEKELINLILKPITALKHFKPG comes from the coding sequence GTGTCTGCCACGGTCGACGCCGATTTGTACTTGGTGCTGTTGGGACTGAAGAGCACCGGCCAGAGCAAACTATCGTTCCACTCATTCCCCGCCAACCAGGCCTGGACGATGCTCGCGGTACTGGCCTTCAACCTCACCGCTTGGCTCCAGCTCGTCTGCCTGCCCACCCGGCACCGGGCAGCGTTCTGGGATATCAAACGCTGGCGCTACCGCGTGTTCGCCACCGCCGGGAAACTCATCACTACAGCTAGCAGACACAGACTCCTGCTCCCCGAATCAGCACCGGAGAAAGAACTCATCAACCTGATCCTGAAGCCAATCACCGCGCTCAAACACTTCAAGCCCGGCTAA